From a region of the Deinococcus aestuarii genome:
- a CDS encoding endonuclease MutS2 → MPFDARALSALDFPRIRDALAERSATSLGAERARALLPSEDGGRVARELDEVEDALFGVSLSLGGIQDIRDLYARSVEGRVLAGQELLNAVYSLDAAMSVKRAIQANSRGPLREVALGLGNHSELVRRVLGAIDRDGAVRDDASHHLRDLRRRIEPLRGRIRERLAATLDRWADVLQEHIVTIRRDRYVLPVQASRVGQVQGIIVDASATGQTYFVEPATVTPLNNELARLILDEEAEVRRILTELSGLLASDAEVPMTLATVGELDLIAAKARLARDWRLNRPEPAHDHTYELREARHPLIENPVPNDLELGETKMLLITGPNMGGKTATLKTLGLAVLMHQCGMYVAASKARLPVVRDVLVDIGDEQSIEASLSTFASHLKHLRFVLRHAAPDTLVLIDELGSGTDPGEGAALAQALIETLLAQDARGIVTSHLSPLKLFALETPGVQNASMGFDLEALAPTYQLQVGQPGRSYALAIARRMGLPEDVLGRAESLLGPDAGLMERMLEGLERERADLAGLLETTDAARREAEAELTRVRQERETLERRRNEMLAEAAQKAESLYADAIERVRTLRARAQEDGARPRVMQELRELRSAAQKARPAPPPAREERGDPIRVGSRVDVPAYGASGQVLEMRGDDLVVQLGVMKVGVRRRDVRLQPEAKPKVARTAFGGTAPARFEKELQLRGLGAEEAVEELRTAVTEAHALKETPLRVVHGKGQGVLRRLLRDYLKTDKRVESFHDAEANQGGHGVTIVNVRV, encoded by the coding sequence GTGCCCTTCGACGCCCGCGCCCTGTCGGCCCTCGACTTCCCCCGCATCCGCGATGCCCTCGCCGAGCGCAGCGCCACGTCGCTCGGGGCGGAGCGGGCACGCGCCCTGCTCCCGTCGGAAGACGGGGGCCGCGTCGCCCGCGAGCTCGACGAGGTGGAGGACGCCCTCTTCGGCGTCAGCCTCTCGCTGGGGGGCATTCAGGACATCCGCGACCTGTATGCGCGGTCGGTCGAGGGCCGGGTGCTGGCGGGGCAGGAACTCCTGAACGCCGTGTATTCCCTCGACGCCGCGATGAGCGTCAAGCGGGCGATTCAGGCGAACTCGCGCGGGCCCCTGCGCGAGGTGGCCCTCGGGCTCGGGAACCACAGCGAACTCGTGCGCCGGGTGCTGGGCGCCATCGACCGTGACGGGGCCGTGCGCGACGACGCGAGCCACCACCTGCGTGACCTGCGCCGCCGCATCGAGCCCTTGCGGGGCCGCATCCGCGAGCGGCTGGCGGCCACCCTCGACCGCTGGGCCGACGTGCTGCAAGAACACATCGTCACCATCCGCCGCGACCGCTACGTCCTGCCCGTGCAGGCGAGCCGGGTGGGGCAGGTCCAGGGCATCATCGTGGACGCCTCCGCGACCGGGCAGACGTACTTCGTCGAGCCCGCGACCGTCACGCCCCTGAACAACGAACTCGCCCGGTTGATCCTCGACGAGGAGGCCGAGGTCCGCCGCATCCTCACCGAACTCTCGGGCCTGCTCGCCTCCGACGCCGAGGTGCCCATGACCCTCGCCACGGTGGGCGAACTCGACCTGATCGCCGCGAAGGCGCGGCTGGCGCGCGACTGGCGGCTCAACCGCCCCGAGCCCGCGCACGATCACACCTACGAGCTGCGGGAAGCCCGCCACCCCCTGATCGAGAACCCGGTCCCGAACGACCTCGAGCTCGGCGAGACGAAGATGCTCCTGATCACCGGGCCGAACATGGGCGGCAAGACGGCGACCCTCAAGACGCTCGGCCTCGCCGTCCTGATGCACCAGTGCGGGATGTACGTGGCGGCCTCGAAAGCCCGCCTGCCCGTCGTGCGCGACGTGCTGGTCGACATCGGCGACGAGCAGAGCATCGAGGCGAGCCTGTCCACCTTCGCCTCCCACCTCAAGCACCTGCGGTTCGTCCTGCGACACGCGGCGCCCGACACCCTGGTCCTGATCGACGAGCTGGGGAGCGGCACCGACCCCGGCGAGGGTGCGGCGCTCGCGCAGGCCCTGATCGAGACGCTGCTCGCCCAGGACGCGCGGGGCATCGTCACCTCGCACCTCTCGCCGCTGAAACTCTTCGCGCTGGAGACGCCGGGGGTCCAGAACGCCAGCATGGGCTTCGACCTGGAGGCCCTGGCGCCCACCTACCAGCTTCAGGTCGGGCAACCGGGCCGTTCCTACGCGCTCGCCATCGCCCGGCGGATGGGATTGCCGGAGGACGTGCTGGGCCGCGCCGAGAGCCTGCTGGGCCCCGACGCGGGCCTGATGGAGCGGATGCTGGAGGGCCTGGAGCGCGAGCGCGCCGACCTCGCGGGCCTGCTCGAAACCACCGACGCCGCCCGCCGCGAGGCCGAGGCCGAACTCACCCGGGTGCGCCAGGAGCGCGAGACGCTGGAGCGGCGCCGCAATGAGATGCTCGCGGAAGCCGCCCAGAAGGCCGAGAGCCTGTACGCCGACGCCATCGAGCGCGTCCGCACCCTGCGGGCCCGCGCCCAGGAGGACGGCGCCCGCCCCCGGGTGATGCAGGAACTGCGCGAGCTGCGCTCCGCCGCCCAGAAGGCCCGCCCCGCCCCGCCCCCCGCTCGCGAGGAGCGCGGCGACCCCATCCGCGTCGGCAGCCGGGTGGACGTGCCCGCCTACGGGGCGAGCGGGCAGGTGCTGGAGATGCGCGGCGACGACCTCGTGGTGCAGCTCGGCGTGATGAAGGTCGGCGTCAGGCGGCGCGACGTCCGGCTCCAGCCCGAGGCGAAACCCAAGGTCGCCCGCACCGCTTTCGGCGGCACCGCGCCCGCCAGGTTCGAGAAAGAACTCCAGTTGCGCGGCCTGGGCGCCGAGGAGGCCGTTGAGGAACTCCGCACCGCCGTCACCGAGGCGCACGCGCTCAAGGAAACGCCCCTGCGCGTCGTCCACGGCAAGGGCCAGGGCGTGCTGCGAAGGTTGCTGCGCGATTACCTCAAGACCGACAAGCGGGTGGAGAGCTTCCACGACGCCGAGGCCAACCAGGGCGGCCACGGGGTGACCATCGTCAATGTCCGGGTGTGA
- a CDS encoding NADPH-dependent FMN reductase, producing MTPLRLTVLSTSLDPVSRSRWMAGLAASQLREAGHTVTLLDLRETPLPLFDNDTCYAHPNAGLYHRAIREADGVFLGVPVYNWGLGAGVKNLVELTGSTDPERGLHGAWFDRVVTFLVSGGLGHGYLSHGALAFGLMTDFRCVINPHFTYATSAEWAADGVPGEWLAERLARTVERGVDLAARLGDRPYRSVWEV from the coding sequence GTGACCCCGCTGCGCCTCACCGTGCTCTCGACCAGCCTCGATCCCGTCAGCCGCAGCCGCTGGATGGCCGGGCTGGCGGCGTCGCAGCTCCGCGAGGCCGGGCACACGGTCACCCTCCTCGACCTGCGGGAGACGCCGCTGCCCCTCTTCGACAACGACACCTGCTACGCCCACCCCAACGCTGGGCTCTATCACCGGGCCATCCGGGAGGCGGACGGCGTGTTTCTCGGGGTGCCTGTCTACAACTGGGGGCTGGGAGCGGGCGTGAAAAACCTCGTCGAACTCACGGGCAGCACCGACCCCGAGCGCGGGCTGCACGGCGCGTGGTTCGACCGGGTGGTGACCTTTCTCGTGTCGGGCGGGCTGGGCCACGGCTACCTCAGCCACGGGGCCCTCGCCTTCGGGCTGATGACGGACTTCCGGTGCGTGATCAACCCGCACTTCACCTACGCGACCTCCGCCGAGTGGGCGGCGGACGGGGTGCCGGGCGAGTGGCTCGCGGAGAGGCTGGCCCGCACGGTCGAGCGCGGGGTGGACCTCGCCGCCCGCCTGGGGGACCGCCCCTACCGCTCGGTGTGGGAGGTCTGA
- a CDS encoding RluA family pseudouridine synthase: protein MTLPVSRAPLLPPTEKPRVVVEHPDFYVVHKPALWLTHPVRARVDVPDVLAFMRAETGERDLAPPHRLDRETSGAQLLSRDPDAARRFFTLFKEHIVGKTYLAVVHGAPEWDRRTLDAPLGDLGLGGANRVAIRQAVVPNGRPAVTDFRVVGRRAGFTLIEAYPRSGRLHQIRAHLAHLGLPMVGDKIYGRDPQAFLDFMETGQTPELTARLLLPRQALHAARIAFPWAGTQFVAEVPLAPDLQAFWDGVPDPG, encoded by the coding sequence GTGACCCTCCCTGTCTCCCGAGCCCCCCTCCTCCCGCCCACCGAGAAGCCGCGCGTCGTCGTCGAGCACCCCGACTTCTACGTGGTCCACAAGCCCGCGCTGTGGCTGACCCATCCGGTGCGGGCGCGGGTGGACGTGCCCGACGTGCTGGCCTTCATGCGGGCGGAGACGGGCGAGCGGGACCTCGCGCCCCCCCACCGTCTCGACCGGGAGACGAGCGGGGCGCAACTCCTGAGCCGCGACCCGGACGCCGCGCGGCGCTTTTTCACCCTCTTCAAGGAACACATCGTCGGCAAGACGTACCTCGCCGTCGTGCACGGGGCGCCGGAGTGGGACCGGCGCACGCTCGACGCCCCGCTCGGTGACCTCGGCCTGGGCGGGGCGAACCGGGTGGCGATCCGGCAGGCGGTCGTGCCGAACGGGCGACCCGCCGTGACCGACTTCCGGGTGGTGGGACGGCGGGCGGGCTTCACGCTGATCGAGGCGTACCCGCGCTCGGGACGGCTGCACCAGATTCGGGCGCATCTCGCGCACCTCGGGCTGCCGATGGTCGGGGACAAGATTTACGGGCGCGACCCGCAGGCCTTCCTCGACTTCATGGAGACGGGGCAGACGCCGGAGCTGACGGCACGCCTGCTGCTCCCCCGCCAGGCCCTGCACGCCGCACGGATCGCCTTTCCCTGGGCGGGCACCCAGTTCGTCGCGGAGGTCCCCCTCGCGCCCGATCTGCAAGCCTTCTGGGACGGGGTGCCGGACCCGGGGTGA
- a CDS encoding MFS transporter, whose translation MTSLSPASPRVSPWVLSAFWFGTAFHWLLLLLILLPANVVRFVGEEQKGTYLGVLLLVGALIALVLPPLVGAHSDRTGRRVPYIRLGVGVNLAGLAVMAFAATALSGLGGFWVYVLGFLLVQFGNNYATAPYSALIPQLVPPGERGRYSGVMAMLQAVGQLLGAVAAFVIGLLGLPVIVSFALIAAVLLIPALVTLRGVPETAGPAPQAAQGPTLSWRELFAHQPFFWVFVTRVLFALGQYSVQPFLQYYNADVLGQRDPETSTSVMLVCIIVGSIASALVGGRVSDRTGRKPVIYVAGGVMAAAALGLLVAPSYPVALVLAVGFGLGFGAFTSVDWALGSDAMPSASSYARDMGIWHVAFVAPQMTSAPQGALLDWGNAHGGNLGYTLVFGIAALFFLAGVVLVRNVPDAAHRRAAT comes from the coding sequence ATGACGAGCCTCTCCCCCGCGTCCCCGCGCGTCAGCCCGTGGGTGCTGTCCGCCTTCTGGTTCGGCACGGCCTTCCACTGGCTGCTGCTGCTGCTGATCCTGCTGCCCGCCAACGTGGTCCGCTTCGTGGGTGAGGAGCAAAAGGGCACCTACCTGGGCGTGCTGCTCCTCGTCGGCGCGCTGATCGCCCTCGTGCTGCCGCCGCTTGTGGGCGCCCACAGCGACCGCACGGGGCGGCGGGTGCCCTACATCCGGCTGGGGGTGGGGGTCAACCTCGCGGGACTGGCGGTGATGGCCTTCGCGGCGACCGCTCTGAGCGGGCTGGGCGGCTTCTGGGTGTACGTGCTGGGCTTCCTCCTCGTGCAGTTCGGGAACAACTACGCGACGGCGCCCTACAGCGCCCTGATCCCGCAGCTCGTGCCCCCGGGGGAGCGCGGGCGCTACAGCGGCGTGATGGCGATGCTCCAGGCGGTCGGGCAACTGCTGGGGGCGGTGGCGGCCTTCGTGATCGGCCTGCTGGGGCTGCCCGTGATCGTCTCCTTCGCCCTGATCGCCGCCGTGCTCCTCATCCCGGCGCTGGTCACCCTGCGGGGGGTGCCGGAGACGGCGGGGCCCGCTCCGCAGGCGGCGCAGGGGCCGACGCTCTCCTGGCGGGAACTGTTCGCGCACCAGCCCTTCTTCTGGGTGTTCGTGACGCGGGTGCTGTTCGCGCTGGGGCAGTACAGCGTGCAGCCCTTTTTGCAGTACTACAACGCGGACGTGCTGGGGCAGCGCGATCCGGAGACGAGCACCAGCGTCATGCTCGTGTGCATCATCGTGGGGAGCATCGCCTCGGCGCTCGTCGGGGGGCGGGTCAGCGACCGCACCGGGCGCAAGCCGGTGATCTACGTGGCGGGCGGGGTGATGGCCGCCGCCGCGCTGGGGCTGCTCGTGGCACCGAGTTACCCGGTGGCGCTCGTTCTGGCGGTGGGGTTCGGGCTGGGCTTCGGGGCCTTTACCAGCGTGGACTGGGCGCTCGGCAGCGACGCCATGCCCAGCGCGAGCAGCTACGCCCGCGACATGGGCATCTGGCACGTCGCCTTCGTGGCCCCGCAGATGACGAGCGCGCCGCAGGGGGCCCTGCTCGACTGGGGCAACGCGCACGGCGGGAACCTGGGCTACACCCTCGTCTTCGGGATCGCCGCGCTGTTCTTCCTGGCGGGGGTGGTTCTCGTGCGCAACGTGCCCGACGCCGCGCACCGCCGCGCCGCGACCTGA
- a CDS encoding pyridoxamine 5'-phosphate oxidase family protein gives MDQKHDHPTREETIREMAAVMKNVKFAMLTVSTGEGHLKAHPMTTQQTEFDGDVWFIGGKDTEQVQCMAARPQVNVSYADHDKGNYVSVGGVAQLVEDRAKLEELWSDAYKAYFPGGIDDPSVQLIKIEAQGGEYWGSDGKLKNMFAQAKAALTGKSATDLGTNETVKF, from the coding sequence ATGGACCAGAAACACGACCACCCCACCCGCGAGGAGACGATCCGGGAGATGGCCGCCGTCATGAAGAACGTCAAGTTCGCCATGCTGACGGTGAGCACCGGGGAGGGGCACCTCAAGGCCCACCCGATGACCACCCAGCAGACCGAGTTCGACGGCGACGTGTGGTTTATCGGCGGCAAGGACACCGAGCAGGTCCAGTGCATGGCCGCCCGCCCCCAGGTCAACGTGAGCTACGCCGACCACGACAAGGGGAACTACGTCAGCGTCGGCGGCGTGGCCCAGCTCGTGGAGGACCGCGCCAAGCTGGAGGAGCTGTGGAGTGACGCCTACAAGGCCTACTTCCCGGGCGGGATCGACGACCCCTCCGTCCAGCTCATCAAGATCGAGGCGCAGGGCGGCGAATACTGGGGCAGCGACGGCAAGCTCAAGAATATGTTCGCGCAGGCGAAGGCGGCCCTCACCGGCAAGTCCGCCACCGACCTCGGCACGAACGAGACGGTCAAGTTCTAG
- a CDS encoding DMT family transporter — MTSEPLAPRHAPASPPRAGLALAGVLLTVALWGANVVLLKVILRFLNAETINLGRFLIAGAVLVALAVRAHGWPRWDARTWGQVALVGLLGNTVFQAFFLSGIRANPAGVAGLVSGIVPVLVIPLGLLLGQRVGWRQGAGAALAFAGLIALLAVTLQPGAAVTPGGLAWVLGAATAWALYTLWNRPLTERLGALPFVAFSLALGCLPYVVWALPHLHAPVGVPPLAWAGVALSALGANVVAYVAWANGARVLGAARTSVWNTLAPAVSLVLSAAVLHERLPATVWLGALVILAGAALANWPGRVQTRRG, encoded by the coding sequence GTGACCTCCGAACCGCTCGCCCCCCGCCATGCCCCAGCCTCCCCGCCGAGGGCGGGGCTGGCCCTCGCGGGTGTGCTGCTCACGGTAGCCCTGTGGGGGGCGAACGTGGTGCTCCTCAAGGTGATCTTGCGCTTCCTGAACGCCGAGACGATCAACCTGGGCCGCTTCCTGATCGCGGGGGCGGTTCTGGTCGCGCTCGCCGTCCGCGCGCACGGCTGGCCGCGCTGGGACGCCCGGACCTGGGGGCAGGTCGCGCTCGTGGGCCTGCTCGGGAACACCGTCTTCCAGGCTTTTTTCCTGAGCGGCATCCGGGCCAACCCGGCGGGCGTGGCGGGGCTGGTGAGCGGCATCGTGCCCGTGCTCGTGATTCCGCTGGGGCTGCTCCTCGGGCAGCGGGTCGGCTGGCGGCAGGGGGCGGGGGCCGCGCTCGCCTTCGCGGGGCTGATCGCCCTCCTCGCCGTGACCCTGCAACCGGGAGCGGCGGTGACACCGGGTGGCCTCGCCTGGGTCCTCGGGGCGGCGACGGCGTGGGCGCTCTACACCCTCTGGAACCGCCCCCTCACCGAGCGGCTGGGGGCGTTGCCCTTCGTGGCCTTCAGCCTCGCGCTGGGGTGCCTGCCGTACGTGGTGTGGGCGCTCCCGCACCTCCACGCCCCGGTGGGTGTGCCGCCGTTGGCGTGGGCAGGGGTGGCCCTGAGCGCGCTCGGCGCGAACGTGGTCGCCTACGTCGCCTGGGCCAACGGGGCGCGGGTCCTCGGCGCGGCCCGCACGAGCGTCTGGAATACGCTGGCCCCCGCCGTGTCACTCGTCCTCAGCGCCGCCGTCCTGCACGAGCGGCTGCCCGCCACCGTGTGGCTGGGCGCGCTCGTCATCCTCGCCGGAGCCGCGCTCGCCAACTGGCCGGGGCGCGTGCAGACGCGCCGGGGATGA
- the sdhC gene encoding succinate dehydrogenase, cytochrome b556 subunit — translation MYRGREGQWAWVLHRLSGLAILAYLLVHVISISLFMFGERAYMALHTTYELPIFSLGLIAVTAGVVYHSLNGLRIIVMDFTGMGVLYQRQMFWAVLGLTLLATAYTAFVVISRLLGGHA, via the coding sequence ATGTACCGAGGAAGAGAGGGGCAGTGGGCGTGGGTGCTTCACCGCCTGTCCGGGCTGGCGATCCTGGCCTACTTGCTGGTGCACGTCATCAGCATCAGCCTGTTCATGTTCGGTGAGCGGGCGTACATGGCGCTGCACACGACCTACGAACTGCCGATCTTCAGCCTGGGGCTCATCGCGGTCACGGCGGGGGTGGTGTACCACTCGCTGAACGGCCTGCGCATCATCGTGATGGACTTTACCGGCATGGGTGTGCTCTACCAGCGCCAGATGTTCTGGGCCGTCCTGGGCCTCACGCTGCTTGCCACCGCCTACACGGCCTTCGTGGTGATCAGCCGCCTGCTCGGGGGTCACGCGTGA
- a CDS encoding succinate dehydrogenase hydrophobic membrane anchor subunit produces the protein MIRARTFTDARQQAHSNAELNWWIFMRISGLILVFLVLGHIYMTFIQVSEADATYIAVVNKLQQPAWKFYDWTILALSLLHGVNGARYSIEDYVRTRPNRAWVKTIFYTISAVIFTLGTIGLFSI, from the coding sequence GTGATTCGCGCGCGCACCTTCACGGACGCCCGGCAGCAGGCGCACTCCAACGCCGAGCTGAACTGGTGGATCTTCATGCGGATCAGCGGCCTGATCCTGGTCTTTTTGGTGCTGGGCCACATCTACATGACCTTCATCCAGGTCAGCGAGGCGGACGCCACCTATATCGCGGTGGTGAACAAGCTCCAGCAGCCCGCCTGGAAGTTCTACGACTGGACCATCCTGGCCCTCTCGCTGCTGCACGGAGTCAACGGCGCGCGGTATTCCATCGAGGACTACGTGAGAACGCGGCCCAACCGGGCGTGGGTCAAGACCATCTTCTACACCATCAGCGCGGTGATCTTCACCCTGGGGACCATCGGGCTGTTCTCGATCTGA
- the sdhA gene encoding succinate dehydrogenase flavoprotein subunit: MHHRYDVLVVGAGGAGLMAALYAAKGGVSVACISKLYPTRSHTGAAQGGIGAALGNVAEDHWEWHMFDTVKGGDYLTDQDAAEIFAKDIIEAVYELEHMGLPFSRLDNGKIAQRKFGGHTRDFGKAAVERSCYAKDRTGHMILQTLYQQNVKAGTNFYNEFHVTDLIIEEGRCRGVVAYHLASGELHTFHAKAVILAAGGYGRIYKITSNALTLTGDLMSIYYRKGLPLEDMEFYQFHPTGLAKLGILVTEGIRGEGGILRNSDGERFMERYAPTIKDLAPRDIVSRSIITEIREGRGVGRDRDAVHIDLTHLPREVIEGKLAEITDLARTYLGQDPVKDLVAVQPTAHYAMGGIPTDINGLCLADGNGTSVEGLYAAGEQACVSLHGANRLGTNSLGDLIVFGRRAGIFAAQYAQQVEYAEMPEDPERETVETLDRLKNASGKENSAMIRKELQESMMNNVGIFRNGPDMEKQVEIIKELKARYTQVGVSDPSVRYNSELLEAMELGFMLDCAEAATASALNRKESRGAHDREDFTERDDANWLKHTMAYKDLGNPDNVIIGYKPVSLKGYTRAFEPKPRVY; this comes from the coding sequence ATGCACCATCGTTACGACGTACTGGTGGTCGGCGCGGGCGGGGCGGGGCTGATGGCCGCGCTCTACGCCGCCAAGGGCGGGGTGTCCGTCGCCTGCATCTCCAAGCTCTACCCCACCCGGTCCCACACGGGCGCGGCCCAGGGCGGCATCGGCGCCGCGCTCGGCAACGTTGCCGAGGACCACTGGGAATGGCACATGTTCGACACCGTCAAGGGCGGCGACTACCTCACCGACCAGGACGCGGCCGAAATCTTCGCCAAGGACATCATCGAGGCCGTCTACGAGCTGGAGCACATGGGCCTGCCCTTCTCGCGGCTGGACAACGGCAAGATCGCCCAGCGCAAGTTCGGCGGCCACACCCGCGACTTCGGCAAGGCGGCGGTCGAGCGGTCGTGCTACGCCAAGGACCGCACCGGCCACATGATCCTGCAAACGCTCTACCAGCAGAACGTCAAGGCCGGGACCAACTTTTACAACGAGTTCCACGTCACCGACCTCATCATCGAGGAGGGGCGCTGCCGGGGCGTGGTGGCCTACCACCTCGCGAGCGGCGAGCTCCACACCTTCCACGCCAAGGCCGTGATCCTGGCGGCGGGCGGGTACGGGCGCATCTACAAGATCACCTCGAATGCGCTCACGCTCACGGGCGACCTGATGAGCATCTACTACCGCAAGGGCCTGCCGCTGGAGGACATGGAGTTCTACCAGTTCCACCCGACCGGCCTCGCCAAGCTGGGCATCCTCGTGACCGAGGGTATTCGCGGTGAGGGCGGCATCCTGCGCAATTCGGACGGCGAACGCTTCATGGAGCGGTACGCGCCGACGATCAAGGACCTCGCGCCGCGCGACATCGTGTCCCGCTCGATCATCACCGAGATTCGGGAGGGCCGGGGCGTGGGCCGCGACCGGGACGCCGTGCACATCGACCTGACGCACCTGCCGCGCGAGGTCATCGAGGGCAAGCTGGCGGAGATCACCGACCTCGCGCGCACGTACCTGGGGCAGGACCCGGTGAAGGACCTCGTGGCGGTGCAGCCGACGGCGCACTACGCGATGGGCGGCATCCCGACCGACATCAACGGGCTGTGCCTCGCGGACGGCAACGGCACCTCGGTCGAGGGGCTGTATGCGGCGGGCGAGCAGGCGTGCGTGTCGCTGCACGGGGCGAACCGGCTTGGCACGAACTCGCTGGGCGACCTGATCGTCTTCGGGAGGCGGGCGGGCATCTTTGCGGCGCAGTACGCGCAGCAGGTCGAGTACGCCGAGATGCCCGAAGACCCCGAGCGCGAGACGGTGGAGACGCTCGACCGCCTGAAGAACGCCTCCGGCAAGGAGAATTCGGCCATGATCCGCAAGGAGTTGCAAGAGTCGATGATGAACAACGTCGGCATCTTCCGCAACGGCCCGGACATGGAAAAACAGGTCGAGATCATCAAGGAACTCAAGGCCCGCTACACGCAGGTCGGTGTCTCCGACCCCAGCGTCCGCTACAACAGCGAGCTGCTTGAGGCGATGGAACTCGGCTTCATGCTCGACTGCGCGGAGGCCGCGACCGCCTCGGCGCTCAACCGCAAGGAGTCGCGCGGCGCCCACGACCGTGAGGACTTCACCGAGCGCGACGATGCCAACTGGCTCAAGCACACGATGGCCTACAAGGACCTCGGCAACCCCGACAACGTGATCATCGGCTACAAGCCTGTGTCGCTCAAGGGCTACACCCGGGCCTTCGAGCCGAAGCCGCGCGTGTACTAG
- a CDS encoding succinate dehydrogenase iron-sulfur subunit: MPEYYPPSNAAPNVPMMHIKVKILRFNPEKDKKAHWETYPVEAQPADRVLDVLNYVKWFVDPSLTFRRSCMHGICGSDAMMINGRNQLACKTLLRDVVKEGGTLTVEPIRGLKVEKDLLTDMEPFFDAYRAIMPYFINESPPPAGERLQSPELAERMAQSSNCILCAACTTSCPIFWVNGSYLGPAAIVQAHRFIFDSRDQATHQRLNIMNQNTGVWRCRTAYNCTEACPRDIPITQLIEEVKRAVMYQQS; the protein is encoded by the coding sequence ATGCCCGAGTACTACCCCCCCTCCAATGCCGCCCCGAACGTGCCCATGATGCACATCAAGGTCAAGATCCTCCGCTTCAACCCGGAAAAGGACAAAAAGGCCCACTGGGAGACCTACCCGGTGGAGGCGCAGCCCGCCGACCGCGTGCTGGACGTGTTGAACTACGTCAAGTGGTTCGTGGACCCGTCGCTGACCTTCCGCCGCTCGTGTATGCACGGCATCTGCGGCAGCGACGCGATGATGATCAACGGGCGCAACCAGCTCGCGTGCAAGACGCTGCTGCGCGACGTGGTGAAGGAAGGCGGCACGCTGACGGTCGAGCCCATCCGCGGCCTGAAGGTCGAGAAGGACCTGCTGACCGACATGGAGCCCTTCTTCGACGCCTACCGGGCGATCATGCCGTACTTCATCAACGAGAGCCCGCCGCCCGCGGGTGAGCGGCTCCAGTCGCCCGAACTCGCCGAGCGGATGGCGCAGTCGAGCAACTGCATCCTCTGCGCGGCGTGCACGACCTCCTGCCCGATCTTCTGGGTGAACGGCTCGTACCTCGGCCCGGCCGCCATCGTGCAGGCGCACCGCTTCATCTTCGACAGCCGCGACCAGGCGACCCACCAGCGGCTGAACATCATGAACCAGAACACCGGCGTGTGGCGCTGCCGCACCGCCTACAACTGCACGGAAGCTTGCCCGCGCGACATCCCGATCACCCAACTGATCGAGGAGGTCAAGCGCGCGGTGATGTACCAGCAGTCGTAA
- a CDS encoding DUF2243 domain-containing protein, whose amino-acid sequence MTTRGERGRLGEQAAEQRRWMTGGVFLGLGLGGFFDGIVLHQLLQWHHMVSGPYPPNTLQNLRINTLGDGLFHSLNWVFTVLGTFLLWSGLRAGRATWRTATFLGTLLFGWGLFNVVEGLIDHQILGVHHVRPGPAWLAYDLGYLAWGAVMLLIGWRLMRAARG is encoded by the coding sequence ATGACCACACGGGGAGAGCGGGGCAGGCTCGGGGAGCAGGCGGCGGAGCAGCGGCGCTGGATGACGGGCGGGGTCTTCCTCGGGCTGGGGCTGGGCGGCTTCTTCGACGGGATCGTGCTGCACCAGCTTCTGCAATGGCACCACATGGTGAGCGGGCCGTACCCGCCGAACACGCTTCAGAACCTTCGCATCAATACCCTGGGCGACGGCCTCTTCCACAGCCTGAACTGGGTCTTCACCGTGCTGGGGACGTTCCTGCTCTGGAGCGGCCTGCGGGCTGGCCGCGCGACCTGGCGGACGGCCACCTTCCTCGGCACCCTGCTCTTCGGCTGGGGCCTGTTCAACGTGGTCGAGGGGCTGATCGACCACCAGATTCTGGGCGTCCACCATGTGCGGCCCGGCCCGGCCTGGCTCGCCTACGATCTGGGGTATCTGGCGTGGGGTGCGGTCATGCTCCTGATCGGCTGGAGACTGATGCGCGCGGCGCGCGGCTGA